The DNA window gaagaaaaaaagagaggaataAACAGATGGGGTACTGACTTCTTCTGTTTTCAGGGAGGCATTACGTTTTGTCGGatttgctacagtaactacCTTAGCAACAGCCTTTGGAGGGTAGTCGCTGTTGAGCTTTGGATCGACGCACTGCTTAACTTTGTCTTCGCTCAATCTTGGAGTAGCCTACATCTCACAAGATCATGGCATAAGTAAGGCTATCGGAGACTAAACGATTGAATCATTGAAATAGGAGGCATTAtgatataagtatttttttaaaaggaaaaactaaaaatatgcaTTACCCAAGTAACAAGACTTTGTTGCCCCTTTGGCATGGTGTGATCTACTGGTTTCCTTCCTGTTAGTAGCTCCAGAAGAATCACACCAAAGCTGTAGACGTCACTCTTTTGATTGATTTGCCCTGTCATGGCATATCTGAATATCACCGAAATCAAAACAATAACCATCAGCATGAAAATTCTGCAAAAGCAAAACTCAATGTGCAGTCtgatatgtgaaaaaaaatcatttttatttcttactcTGGAGCATGGTAACCAAATGTTCCTAACACCCTAGTTGAATGCAACCGAGCAGCGGTGTCGGTGCCCTGGTTCGTTAGGTTAAAATCGGCGATCTTCGAGCTGAACTCATCGAATATAAGAACATTGCTGGACCGAATATCTCGATGAACGATCGATGGCTGAACTTTCTCGTGAAGGTACTCTAGCCCTCTCGCCGCCCCATAAGCTATCTTGACCCGCTGCGCCCAGTTTAGAACCGGGCCGGGTTCTGCACCCTGCACTCCCTTCTTGCCTACGCCAAGCCAAACCCGCAAATCATTCTCAATGTCACAACTTTGTCGGTATTTTTGCcgtaggttttttttatcatccttgagaagTATCTTgatgtaacattttttttgaaagaaaatatcttgaggtaacataaattttagtgtaaaaatctTGTGTCTTAAGGTCCAttgtacctcaagatactaaacttttacattgaaaaaatatggtgtctcgacatatttttcaaagataATAAAAGAAACTCTTTTACTGTTGGGGAGTTACCATGCAGAATGTTGTGTAGGGAACCCATGGTTGCAAACTGGTAAGCCAGCATGCGGTTGCCGTCCTCCAAGCAGTAGCCCATCAGCTCCAGGAAGTACTCGTTCTTGAGCTTGGAGACCATGGCTATCTATGGCAGCGGAGGAGACAGGAACACGATCATCTCGCGAGGAAGGAGGATGAAATTGGGCTGCGGGCGGGGGCGGGCTGATCGATGGAGGGTGCACCTGGGCGGTGAACTCGGAGTCGGTCTCCTGCGAGGCGCCGGGGTCGAGCTTCTTgatgacggcggcgcggccgtcgCTGAGGGTGCCGTTGTAGACGCGGCCGTAGGAGCCCTCGCCGATGAGCGCGCGGTCGCTGAAGTTGCTGGTGATCTTCTTCAGCTCGTCGAAAGGTATCGCCGGCACGTCGATGTTCACCGGCTTGGGCGGCCCGCCCTGCCGCGGCGCGCCTGGACCTCTTGGCCCGCCTCTGTTCCCtgcgccgcccgtcgccgccagccAGCCAAAGAAGAAGACGAACACGAGACCGATCAGCAAGAGCACGACGACCCCGGCCGTACGCATCTAACGATCGGCACGGGCAggaacgccggcgccggaaACGGAAGAGCGCGACGCACCGGGAGCATTGAAGTTGGGCGGCGGAGCGGCCTGGTTCGCCGGCGGCCCGTAGCTGTCCTCCTCCGCGTCTCCGCAGCAAGACATCTCCTTCCTCCGCCGGACTCACAATGCGCGGTCGGTCGATTTGGGTGCCGGCGGTCAGTGATCAGCAGATCATCGCGCCACGATCTACAACAAAAATGATCCAACAATTAGCAACCCAACGATCGAGGCAGAGATCGTTAATTTCGTTCATGGTCATCATCAACAGCGTGGGTTGGATCAAAGATTACTTCCAAGAAAGacagaaagaaacaaacagtGGATGGATCGGGCGGGCAGGGAGATCATTGTTACCTCCCGCGAAGAATCCCGCATGAGATCGACGGATGGATCGatcgggcgggcgggcggggagCGCGTAGGGAAGAACAGCGGTTGTTTTGTTCCCCGGGAGGAGGGGTTAATGGTGGGGAATGGCGGGAGCTCCCTCTTTTCGCGCGAAAGGAGCCCTCCCACCCGTTTTTAACCTGCCTTCAAGTAAATTCTAAATCTCTGTGCTTAAgagcacctcctcctcctcctattGTTAGGAGGAGGACATGACACCATGACAACCAGGGCTTTCAACCCTATGTTTCGTACGGCTCCAACTCCTAGATTCTCGTTCGAATCATCACAGTGGAAATGATgcagtactccctctatttttttttatatgacaacttttaaatttacgtttgaccgttcgtcttatttaaaacttatgtctaaatatataaaatataaagcatatttaaaatttctataataataaatcatattataacaaaataattaataattatataatttttttaataagacgaaataTCAAATgtagacctaaaagtcaacggcgtcatataaaaaaaatatggaggaagtatCTGTTTAGATGTGGGAAAAAAGTTTACACCACCATGgtatatggagggagtatctgtTTAGATGTCAGAAAAGAGTTTGCACCGTGGTTCGTGGTCCGTGGAGTATGGGTGAAGAGTCCGCACTCCATCCTTTTTAAAGTATAAATATTCAGGTTAGatataaaaagataatctAATCAGTTGAATAGTccatttttgagttttgaatGATTTAGATTTCCtttgtaaatattatattatggtatTATTATAGTACTGTAATATAGTAAATTGTTTCTAGATATTATATCATTCCTTTGAatgaaatagtaaattatttctaaatattatatcattCCTTTGAATGATATAGAATGATATagtaaattatttctaaacaTTGATGTGATAAGAATTATTTGAGTCAGCGTAGcactatttattatattatggtataacatttaaatagtatatatgcttctaagaaatttatatggttaaatatgtgattcTATGTTGACATGTTTTTGCCtatatatttccttttttatttttgacattATTTTCATTACTATTTTCGTTTCCGGTTCAACATATTTCGATTTAACCGTAGGCGGAGCGACCGTTCCTAATGAACACTAATATCGCTACGGCGGTAGAACATTAGAatgagaaatttaaaaatacgtCACTCCATAAAGGTGGCTTTAATATGATGCCGTCCCATAGATTTATAGAACGTCCTTATAAAAATGCCACTCCGtagaatatgtttttttactaaaatgcCACTTTGGGGTGATTAAAGGCTAACCATCTTTGTCGGCGCGGTCGTCGTCGAactcgtcgtcatcgccgctGCTCCCGTCGCTCGTCCCCGCGCGGCTACCTGCGTCGGCTCCCTTCCACGCGGCCGCTGGAGTCGTCGCCCATCCGCGCGCACCCGCTGGAGTCGCCGCTCATCGACGATGACAAGGAGGAGGCGAAGCGGAGgccggagatggagatggcgacggcggctgctgctACGGCGGTGGATGGGGGCGGCGCCAGCGGCAGGGAGGatgggggagaggagggagttCGAGTCCTCCCGGCTGCGGCGGTGGACGGTGCCGAAGGTGTCGTGGGCGATGACGCCCCTGATGACGAGCTTTGGTGGGGTCGATCTCCCAGTCCTCCCTCCGCTGCCGGCGTTGCAGCGAGTGCGCGGGGGCGAGCATCAGCCTGTCCCGCTGGTCGGCGCCGGTGGCCGCCGTCTCCTTGCGCTTCTCCATCGTCCATGCGCGGCTGAGGTGGCGCTCCAGCTGTTCGTCCAGGCTCTTGAGGTCGATCTGGTCGGCCCGCACGAACCCACCATCATCGCCGCCCTGGCGCCCTCCTTCATCCTGCCGGCCGTTTGGTGGTGCCGGTGCGCTTGGCGGCAGAGCAAACAAGTGAGCATCTAATCGTGATTAGAAGTCTCTAATTACCTCAAAGTGTGATTAAAAGCCTCTAATCCCCCAAAGTGGCATTTCATTAAAAAGCATGCTTTATAgagtgttatttttataagaacGTTCTTTGGGATGGTCCTGTTAAAGTCACCTCGAGTAACATATTGTTAAATTTCTGTTCTGAAGAATGGCCACCACTGCGAAGCTTGAACCTTATGTGGGCCACATGGGCCGGGCCATAGGGTagctttttatttcttatatttatttatttctttcttttaaaaaatagcccaAGCTCGGCCAGGGAAcgagaaatataaaatgatcACAAGTTGAACGTGGAATCTAACGTGGAAAATGGTTACATGGATAGGGACAATGGCCTCTGACGAAGAAGGGAATATTATGAGGCGACCCTTTTGTCGCCATTA is part of the Oryza brachyantha chromosome 2, ObraRS2, whole genome shotgun sequence genome and encodes:
- the LOC102704953 gene encoding probable protein kinase At2g41970; translated protein: MSCCGDAEEDSYGPPANQAAPPPNFNAPGNRGGPRGPGAPRQGGPPKPVNIDVPAIPFDELKKITSNFSDRALIGEGSYGRVYNGTLSDGRAAVIKKLDPGASQETDSEFTAQIAMVSKLKNEYFLELMGYCLEDGNRMLAYQFATMGSLHNILHGKKGVQGAEPGPVLNWAQRVKIAYGAARGLEYLHEKVQPSIVHRDIRSSNVLIFDEFSSKIADFNLTNQGTDTAARLHSTRVLGTFGYHAPEYAMTGQINQKSDVYSFGVILLELLTGRKPVDHTMPKGQQSLVTWATPRLSEDKVKQCVDPKLNSDYPPKAVAKLAAVAALCVQYEADFRPNMTIVVKAIQPLLNTKPAGPAEPPPPQQNA